Proteins encoded together in one Chryseobacterium sp. G0201 window:
- a CDS encoding glycosyltransferase family 2 protein: MNLTVASIVYNESENLDRFLSSIYQLANEIIIVDSFSTDQTKKICLQYPNVRFFEKKFDGYGSQKNHAIGLCSAEWILFLDADEVPDDKCKEEIMNIVTNGSVSQYDVYNIKLDNIFLGCSVRYGGWGDVYRERLFRKGAGKYSNDIVHEKFITKSEVGKLSGIINHYTYRNINHHIEKINRYSQMMAEKMVLDGKKPSIFKIIVSPLYTFIKTYFLKLGFLDGIIGYYCSKTLAYYTFLKYLKVYEKFKN; the protein is encoded by the coding sequence ATGAATCTTACAGTAGCTTCCATTGTGTATAACGAATCTGAAAACTTAGATCGTTTTTTAAGTTCAATTTACCAACTAGCCAATGAAATTATTATTGTTGATAGCTTTTCTACAGATCAAACAAAAAAAATTTGTCTACAATACCCAAATGTCCGTTTTTTTGAAAAAAAATTTGATGGTTATGGCAGCCAAAAAAACCACGCAATTGGTTTGTGTTCCGCAGAATGGATTCTATTTCTCGATGCTGACGAGGTACCTGATGATAAATGTAAAGAGGAGATTATGAACATTGTAACCAATGGTTCCGTATCGCAATATGATGTTTATAATATAAAATTAGATAATATCTTCCTTGGATGCTCTGTCCGCTACGGGGGGTGGGGAGATGTTTATAGAGAACGATTGTTCAGAAAAGGAGCTGGTAAATATTCAAATGATATTGTACATGAAAAATTCATCACGAAAAGTGAGGTAGGAAAACTATCTGGAATAATTAATCATTACACATATAGAAATATTAACCATCACATAGAAAAAATAAACAGGTATTCTCAAATGATGGCAGAAAAAATGGTATTAGATGGCAAAAAGCCCAGTATATTTAAAATTATAGTAAGCCCCCTATATACTTTTATTAAAACTTATTTTCTGAAGTTGGGATTTTTAGATGGTATAATAGGATATTATTGTTCTAAGACCCTGGCTTATTATACTTTTTTGAAATATCTAAAAGTATACGAAAAGTTTAAAAATTAG
- a CDS encoding polysaccharide deacetylase family protein — MYHNIHENSFDDLSVEVSNLDKQFKYLNKRKYTSIFFSEIHHPITSKVIITFDDGYKNNFDYLPDLLAKHNLKAVLFISTHFIQHGYDNNIMMTFEELRSLPSNLFEIGLHSHSHKDFRTLTMEQAEDDLKMNMKILNEEKINYCSVFAYPYGKYIKEKNQKEIFFNILKKLGINVAVRIGNKVNSIKTTNPFEVCRIDIKGQDSLIKFKLKLILGKLNFF, encoded by the coding sequence ATGTATCATAATATACATGAAAATTCTTTTGATGACCTATCAGTCGAGGTAAGTAATCTTGATAAACAATTTAAATATTTAAATAAGAGAAAGTATACTTCTATTTTTTTTAGTGAAATACATCACCCAATTACATCAAAAGTTATTATAACTTTTGATGACGGTTATAAAAATAACTTTGACTACCTACCGGATTTATTAGCTAAGCATAACCTTAAAGCAGTGCTTTTTATATCTACTCATTTTATACAGCATGGATATGATAATAATATAATGATGACATTTGAAGAACTCCGAAGCCTGCCTTCAAATTTATTTGAAATTGGACTTCATAGCCATTCTCATAAAGATTTCAGAACACTTACCATGGAGCAAGCCGAAGATGATTTAAAAATGAATATGAAAATCTTAAATGAGGAGAAAATTAATTACTGTAGTGTTTTTGCTTATCCATATGGAAAATATATAAAAGAAAAAAATCAAAAAGAAATTTTTTTTAATATTCTAAAAAAGCTAGGGATTAATGTTGCGGTAAGAATAGGTAATAAGGTAAACAGTATAAAGACAACTAATCCTTTTGAAGTTTGTCGTATTGATATAAAAGGGCAAGACTCTTTAATAAAATTTAAATTAAAGCTTATCTTGGGGAAACTCAATTTTTTTTAA
- a CDS encoding AMP-binding protein, translating into MNITKNIIENLLLYNNENQILYGIKNVSGNEIADKIIAFASCLRFTGEFNCGDRVLLIMNDSPEFIYSFLSLISIGCIPVPLNPLIKDSELEYILLDSKATGTIIDNNQYLRLYDVIHNSCYIINDCIIINDPLIMDNGSFNYLQKYLFPQNFSHSHLGLEFLYEENNQIAFWQYTSGTTGNPKAVQHKHNTMLINTELFAQKTLEIVKEDIILSISKMFFGYGLGNSLFFPLITGATVIIDEKWFAIDNLIKNMRLYKPTVLFATPKVYSEILHQHKDFSKKEFNSIRLFMSAGSPLPESIIRQWETIFEKTITNGIGSTEIGHIFMCDYQPKEQSKNASLGVPVLGYDVKISEIDAPYETIENYGEIGELCIYPPKSTLSSYWGPEEFNKIRYKEGWCFSGDLCSQRYDGSYIYHGRKDDLFKVNGRWVNPIEIENHVLQNFKQVHECAITYYLDDDNLAQSVLYVVEKTGINTEVLSDKIQKMLSKNFPTFKAPSRIYFIKELKRNSNGKVNRKRLQDNLT; encoded by the coding sequence ATGAATATAACAAAGAATATCATTGAAAATTTATTATTATATAATAATGAAAACCAGATTCTCTATGGCATTAAGAACGTATCGGGAAATGAAATTGCTGACAAAATAATAGCTTTTGCATCCTGCTTAAGATTTACAGGAGAATTTAATTGTGGAGATCGGGTTCTACTTATCATGAATGATTCACCAGAGTTCATTTATTCTTTTTTATCTTTAATATCTATTGGTTGTATTCCCGTTCCCCTAAATCCATTAATTAAAGATTCGGAATTAGAATATATTTTACTAGATTCGAAAGCCACCGGTACTATAATAGATAATAACCAATACCTTCGGCTGTATGATGTTATCCATAACTCATGCTACATAATAAATGATTGTATTATAATAAATGATCCATTAATAATGGATAATGGGTCGTTTAATTATTTACAAAAATATTTGTTCCCTCAAAACTTTTCACATAGTCATTTAGGTTTGGAATTTTTATACGAGGAAAATAATCAAATTGCTTTTTGGCAATACACTTCCGGTACTACTGGTAATCCAAAGGCGGTACAGCACAAACACAATACTATGTTAATAAATACGGAGTTATTTGCACAGAAGACATTGGAAATTGTTAAAGAAGATATAATATTGTCCATTTCAAAGATGTTTTTTGGTTACGGGTTGGGAAACAGTTTATTTTTTCCTTTGATAACAGGAGCTACAGTCATAATTGATGAAAAATGGTTTGCTATAGATAATCTTATAAAAAACATGAGGCTTTATAAGCCTACAGTTTTATTTGCTACCCCAAAAGTTTATTCGGAAATTCTTCATCAACACAAAGACTTTTCAAAAAAAGAATTTAATAGTATACGACTATTTATGTCCGCAGGTTCTCCACTCCCGGAATCTATCATAAGGCAATGGGAAACTATATTTGAAAAAACTATTACCAATGGAATTGGATCCACAGAAATAGGACATATTTTCATGTGTGACTATCAGCCAAAAGAACAAAGTAAAAATGCATCCTTAGGGGTTCCAGTTCTTGGATACGATGTAAAGATAAGCGAGATAGATGCTCCTTATGAAACAATAGAAAACTATGGAGAGATAGGAGAACTATGCATCTATCCTCCCAAAAGTACACTCAGTTCATATTGGGGACCAGAAGAATTCAATAAAATAAGGTATAAAGAAGGTTGGTGTTTTTCAGGAGATCTATGTTCTCAAAGATATGATGGTTCCTACATCTATCATGGCAGAAAAGATGATCTTTTTAAAGTAAATGGACGTTGGGTAAATCCAATTGAAATTGAGAATCATGTATTACAGAACTTCAAACAGGTCCATGAGTGTGCAATTACCTATTATCTTGATGACGATAATCTTGCTCAATCAGTATTATATGTAGTGGAAAAAACTGGAATAAACACTGAGGTTCTTTCTGATAAGATTCAAAAAATGCTATCAAAAAATTTCCCCACGTTTAAAGCTCCTTCCAGAATCTATTTTATAAAAGAATTAAAAAGAAATAGCAATGGGAAAGTCAACAGAAAAAGGCTACAAGACAATTTAACATAA